A portion of the Adhaeribacter radiodurans genome contains these proteins:
- a CDS encoding DUF4142 domain-containing protein, whose product MRKLTIGSLLAFALITGFGCNSNKSNSENATDATSTDASSSADSGSMTSSDTTASSNMNATPTNQSANDFMLKAASGGMMEVTLGKLAQEKASNADVKAFGQKMVEDHSKANAELKTLAASKNVTLPVELIAEHQKHVDAMSKMSGADFDKHYMTMMVEDHQKDISEFEEASKNEDADVKGFASKTLPVLKMHLEMAQKANAKVSK is encoded by the coding sequence ATGAGAAAATTAACTATTGGCAGCCTGCTTGCCTTTGCTTTAATAACAGGCTTTGGCTGTAACTCCAACAAAAGCAACTCCGAAAACGCAACTGATGCAACCTCAACAGATGCTTCTTCCAGTGCTGATTCCGGTAGCATGACTTCTTCGGATACTACGGCCAGCTCTAATATGAATGCTACGCCAACCAACCAGTCAGCTAATGATTTTATGCTGAAAGCGGCTAGCGGTGGTATGATGGAAGTAACGTTAGGTAAACTGGCCCAGGAAAAAGCCAGTAACGCCGATGTAAAAGCATTCGGTCAGAAAATGGTAGAAGACCATAGTAAAGCAAATGCAGAACTAAAAACGCTGGCGGCTTCTAAAAATGTAACTCTGCCTGTAGAATTGATTGCGGAACACCAAAAGCATGTGGATGCCATGTCGAAAATGTCGGGAGCGGATTTTGATAAGCATTACATGACCATGATGGTTGAAGATCATCAGAAAGATATTTCTGAATTTGAGGAAGCTTCGAAAAACGAAGATGCCGATGTTAAAGGATTTGCTTCTAAAACGCTTCCTGTTTTAAAAATGCACTTAGAAATGGCGCAAAAAGCAAACGCTAAAGTGTCTAAGTAA
- a CDS encoding enoyl-CoA hydratase-related protein: MYETLLLQLVNGIATITLNRPEVYNAVNEKLTYELQDALKQITRSPEIRVLVFTGYGKAFCSGQDLKEASQLENQSLADSLHKRYNPVIRAMRELPKPIIGKLNGVAAGAGCSLILACDMIIASEAASLSQLFINIGLVPDSGSSFFLPRLVGSLKAFELCTLGTKITAHDALELGLVNQVVTAEALDKTVQQLAERYAAAPTKAIGLIKKMIQKSGSATLNEMLDYEAHCQEIAGQSADFREGVTAFLEKRTANFTGS, from the coding sequence ATGTACGAAACACTGCTGCTTCAACTAGTCAATGGTATTGCCACTATTACTTTAAACCGGCCTGAGGTTTATAATGCCGTTAATGAAAAGCTTACTTATGAGTTACAAGATGCTTTAAAACAGATTACCCGAAGCCCCGAAATCCGGGTGCTGGTTTTTACAGGTTATGGTAAAGCTTTTTGCTCGGGCCAGGACTTAAAAGAAGCTTCCCAATTGGAGAACCAGTCTTTAGCAGATTCTTTGCATAAACGGTATAATCCTGTAATTAGGGCTATGCGGGAATTACCAAAACCAATTATTGGCAAATTAAATGGAGTAGCGGCCGGGGCTGGTTGTTCCTTGATTTTAGCCTGCGATATGATAATTGCTTCTGAAGCGGCAAGTTTAAGTCAGTTATTTATAAATATTGGATTAGTGCCCGATTCAGGTTCTTCGTTTTTTCTGCCGCGTTTAGTAGGAAGCTTAAAGGCTTTTGAATTATGTACCCTTGGTACCAAAATTACGGCGCACGATGCTTTAGAATTAGGCTTGGTCAACCAGGTAGTAACCGCCGAAGCGCTGGATAAAACTGTTCAACAATTAGCCGAACGGTATGCCGCTGCTCCTACTAAAGCCATTGGTTTAATTAAAAAAATGATACAAAAGTCGGGTAGCGCAACGCTAAACGAAATGCTCGATTACGAAGCGCATTGCCAGGAAATTGCCGGACAATCTGCTGATTTCCGGGAAGGTGTAACTGCCTTCCTGGAAAAAAGAACAGCTAACTTTACGGGGAGTTAG
- a CDS encoding DUF6056 family protein: MFYSLLANKLNRLVSVNGALLVLGLALLPFLLLAAFCHPSADDFWLTNLVIAKGPWQAQLAIRQNWSGRYTAMFLGSFNPLVYRSIALYKVLPVIFLILLTAGLYNFVKVLSHSGFSRKITLAFALLILIMYLHQMPTVAQTIYWMSGAITYQSANILLLYLLILLIRYYQPFPGNHTLLRKLLITLLVVAVIGCNETSMAMLVFLLVCFFLLFTYQHRTINYFLLWLLVVATAACSLVIFAPGNSVREHEYSLRHDFWYAAGHALVIPLNNALNWLLNSPLLLISVLLFPFAGKWLPKAQLFPRVHPLLATLILYGCLASGYFVAYWSKHMPAPPRVQDTIFFVFLIGWMLNLVIWSQYLRQRYELPRLPNYITSMLLTWGMLFLFFSKQSNIQVAYSDLLSGKAVRYNQEMQTRYVTLITSNCQVCPIKTVKNRLQTIFFEEVPADTSWENTYYAQYFGKKLLLIAE; the protein is encoded by the coding sequence ATGTTTTATTCATTACTAGCTAATAAATTAAATCGATTAGTAAGCGTAAATGGTGCTTTACTCGTACTCGGTTTAGCGTTGCTGCCTTTTTTGCTTTTAGCCGCTTTTTGTCACCCATCGGCCGATGATTTCTGGCTAACTAACCTGGTTATAGCGAAAGGACCCTGGCAAGCTCAATTAGCCATTCGGCAAAACTGGAGTGGCCGGTATACGGCTATGTTTTTGGGCAGCTTTAATCCTCTGGTTTATCGCTCCATTGCTTTATACAAAGTATTACCCGTTATTTTCCTAATACTTTTAACTGCCGGTTTGTACAATTTTGTTAAGGTTCTGAGCCATTCTGGGTTCTCCCGAAAAATTACGTTAGCCTTCGCGTTACTAATATTGATAATGTATCTTCACCAGATGCCTACAGTAGCTCAAACAATTTACTGGATGTCCGGAGCTATTACGTATCAATCGGCCAATATCCTGTTATTGTATTTACTTATTCTTCTGATTCGTTATTACCAGCCGTTTCCGGGTAATCATACTCTATTACGCAAGTTGCTGATTACTTTATTAGTAGTGGCTGTTATTGGTTGTAACGAAACCAGTATGGCAATGCTCGTTTTTCTGTTAGTTTGCTTTTTTTTACTTTTTACTTACCAGCACCGTACAATTAATTATTTTTTGCTTTGGTTGCTAGTAGTAGCGACTGCCGCTTGCAGCTTGGTTATTTTTGCCCCGGGTAATAGCGTGCGGGAGCATGAATATTCTTTACGACACGATTTCTGGTATGCGGCCGGACATGCCTTGGTAATTCCCCTGAATAATGCGCTTAACTGGCTCCTAAACTCCCCGCTACTTTTAATAAGTGTTTTACTTTTTCCGTTTGCTGGCAAATGGTTGCCCAAAGCTCAGCTTTTTCCAAGGGTTCATCCGTTGCTGGCAACGCTTATTTTGTACGGGTGTTTAGCTAGTGGCTATTTTGTGGCTTATTGGAGCAAACATATGCCTGCTCCGCCCCGGGTACAAGACACCATTTTTTTCGTTTTTTTAATTGGCTGGATGCTAAATCTGGTAATTTGGTCGCAGTACTTGCGCCAAAGGTATGAACTACCTCGCTTACCGAATTATATTACCAGTATGCTACTTACCTGGGGAATGCTTTTTCTTTTTTTTAGTAAACAGTCTAATATTCAGGTAGCTTATTCAGATTTACTTTCGGGTAAGGCGGTACGCTATAACCAGGAGATGCAAACCCGGTATGTAACTTTAATAACCAGTAATTGTCAAGTGTGCCCAATTAAAACGGTTAAAAACCGGCTACAAACTATATTTTTTGAAGAAGTACCTGCCGATACGTCTTGGGAGAACACCTATTACGCTCAATACTTTGGCAAGAAATTACTTTTAATTGCGGAGTAG